A stretch of DNA from Chelonoidis abingdonii isolate Lonesome George chromosome 8, CheloAbing_2.0, whole genome shotgun sequence:
tgaaatgattttttccccattaaaaatTTTAATGACAATGAAAATTCTCTCTTTgaagtttttcattgaaaaactgaaatctcaaaaatagaaaaaaacagtggttttcagcaATCAGAATTTACATGTCTCAAAATGGTTTTCCATTGAGAAAAGGTTGAACACAAAAAATCTACCAGCTCTACTAGAGAAGGTTTTTTGGGGTAAGGGAAGGAAGGGCCGGGTTGTAATGAATGCTTTGATTCTGGAACACTCCATTATGGAGCAATTTACATGGAAATCTGACAATTCTTAGTCTCAatggtcagggctggctctactgtttttgctgccccaagcagcgggcCAAATTGCCACCGTGGATGGCGgaggcagtccgtgtgccattagggtggCATGCGCGTTTCTGCGGCAGCAGTTTGGGGGCAGCTTCTATCTTCgcccggaagacagaagctgtgctgctgaggacagctgaacatagaagctgccaccgaattgctgccaccgcggaAACACACGTTCCCCTAaagcacatggactgcccccaccttccgcagcggcaatttggcgcactgcttgggggcaaaaacacacagactgcaaTCGGAGTGATAGGTAGCACTTTACTCCCATTTTTTCAGAGATCTGAATGACCCCCTGACATATAAGGCAGTGGGGAATCTTTCTCCCAGTCCCATATTCTCTCTGTTCCCAGGTCTATGTGCTATTGCCGGAGTGTCCGTATTTGCCAACATGCTGGTCACAAACTTCTGGATGTCAACAGCCAATATGTACCAAGGATCGATGCAGACCATCCAGACAAGGTAACCTTCTCCTCTTATGAAGAGCTGTCAGTGTGAGATCGATATAGCTCAGGAGCAGAATGGTAGCATTGGCATGTGGTAGCCACGGCTGCCCAGAATCAACAAGTATGTAGTGATGGTATCTAGTCTGTGTTTTCAGATCAGTTCTGATGCTATGTCTAGATGGTTTTATCAGGCTAGATTTTTAGCTGTGATGAGTGCACAGTGTAGCTTTAAACCACCCTTGGGGTCCCCTGATATCAGGTCTGCTCTATCCAAAGCCAGTTCCCCAAGCACATACTCAGCCTTCTGTAACTTGTATCAGCTGCTAATGGTCCCCAGAGGCTATTAcagcagctggggacagggctgCCCAGTAATGTCATTTTTCCAGTATGTCTGTAGGGAAGGGAGTATGATGTAGAACTAATTATAGTGGTGATACGCTACTTCATTATTCCCCTGCATGGGGTGGGattggggaggggtggaggtccTCCTGTGACTGGTTAATCCAGCTTtaagatctgatccaaagcccagtgtaGTTAATGGTAGTCTGTCAATTGCCTCAGTGGGCACTTTGAAGACTGAAACGAATAAACAAGCAACCAAAACAATGTAGCTAAGTGATGTCCATGTTCATGTAGCCAAaccagaggaggagggagaacgcATCCGTCCCCTCTACAACATGGATGACACTTGTGCAGCTGGGGTGGGATATAGTCACTCTCATTCCTGTTGAGACAGAGGGAAATCTGAAGGTAAAAACTATGAAGGACCTCTGCTAAGAGAGACCAACATGGCAGAAGAGAGGTCCTGCTCCAGGAGAGAATTCTGTATCTTAAATACACTTCAAAACAAATTACATGGAGAGTTCTTGCAGCCTCACAGCATTATGGGccctttgtctttttattttgtaggtatACCTTTGGTTCAGCCTTGTTCGTCGGCTGGGTGGCTGGGGGCTTGTCCCTGGTAGGAGGCGTTATGATGTGCATTGCCTGCAGGGGACTGGTACCAGAAGAAACCAAGTAAGTCccttgttataaacagatagctacaggttaatgtttcttttacctgtaaagggttaacaaaggggaccaaacacctgaccagaggaccaattaggaaacaagatttttaaaagctcacggagggaatgtttgggtgtgtgttcctttgtctgtgtcttttgtctttttctcggctatgagagggatctttctatctttaagcttctaatcttcagtttccaagttgtaagtacaaaggtagaaaaaacaataggattttatgtttttttgtatttacatgtttgtAGTGCTGTTTATTATcgatgttaaattgtatttctttatgAATAAGGCTGTTgtatcatattttctttaagcaattgaccctctTTAATTgtatcttgatacagagatcatttttatgtctttcttctttatataaagcttttctttttaaaaccgtgttggattttctttctaataaGGCTTCTAGGGATAGacaaatccctgtgccaggattacggtctctctttcagggaagactgggagggggaaaaagaagaagcGCAAGGTAATatgccctctctgtttttgtaattcaaggagttaagcACAGTAATCttcaggataacccacggaggggaagccaggGAGGAAGTGAGTAAAAGAGAAGACAAACGGgggggttattccctttgtttatgtaagactcagggcatgctgagtcttggggtccccaggaaggtttgggggagacccgAGGAGCCAAACACTGAataatttttggctggtggcagcgctatcagatccaagctggtaattaagcttggaggtttcatgcaggcacccacatcttggactctaaggttcaggaGGCGTTATGATGTGCATTGCCTGCAGGGGACTGGTACCAGAAGAAACCAAGTAAGTCCCTATGCTTCTAAATTGGAAGCTTTGCTGGTAATGAAATAGTGTTTGATCGTGCACTAGGAAGTGATGGACACTCTTCTGCAGGGTTCATTATTTTACGGCACATCACAGATCTTTAGATTAGATTACCTTGGCAAGCACTGGATGTGAAAAATATATATAGCCCATGGACCAGGTGCACAGTAGCTGCAATCATATGGCACCCCCAGGTTATGAAGGATATAATTAGAgcttggcaaaaaaaatttcagagaaTAGTAATTtgactgaaaaatgtattttggggGGCAAACTATATGCAAATTCAGGCTGAATTTTGGCATAGTTtggccaaaaatgttttttttttttttttaagtaaaaatatctctttttgatttttttgttttgaacctttttgtttcattttgaaatgtggccactttttaaaataaacaaaaacaaataacagTGAAAAACAGCCAGAAAGAACCCAAATGAAAAACCGAAAAGCATTCATAATAGGTtcacaaaaattaattttctcaAGTTTTTCAATTCAGTGAAACACTTAGAAAAAGATTGGTTTGGATTTGAATTGAACCAAATTGGCGGGAGgcaagggaggggggatttttcATTTTGGCCCTGGAACTCAAATTATTTTGAACTCAATTATTTGCTCAGATGTAATCATGATATCTGTGGGCTCCCTAAGAATACAGACTACTTACTTGTATAGTATTATTTACTTACATgagtcacatgatattgtttctctTCCCTGACTGGGTGATATATGTCAACAAGGGATGAATTGCGATTTTTACAATCAAACATACAATTCAAAATGTGCAGTATGTTGGTTAGCTAACTTTGTTACATAAATTACAGCATGAGTTGCAAATTGTGTAACTTGTCATAGAACCTCTGAAGCCAAAGAAGCTAggacaatttacaccagatgcAAATCTGCCCCTGTATGTTTCACTGTTATATTTTCAGTCTGCAAATCAAACAATCTGCAGGCCAGGAATTATTCATGGAAAAAACTGGTGAAGCATttcaaatagggtgaccagacagcaagtgtgaaaaatcgggaccggggtgggggggggtaataggagcctatatatgaaaaagactcaaaaattggaactgtccctataaaattgagacatctggtcatccgAATTTCAAATAACAAATTTAAAGGAGAGAATTTTGCAATCTGTTTGTGGACATTTGGCACTCATTTTTATCAGGGCCTCCAAGTGTTACTATAATACACATAATAGGAATTAATAAAGCGCTTAATCAGTTGCATTAAATCCAGGAACTCACAGGAATAAAGTTCAGAGTGAAGTGGATATTGGAGGTTGTCACAGAGTCTGCATTGCTGACATTGTACTTTATTTCTCTTTCAGTTACAAGGCAGTGTCCTACAATGCATCAGGACGGAATATCTCCTACAAGACTACGCCATATAAGGCTGGTACTGGTTATGAATCTGAAGCCAAAAGTAAAAAAGTTTCAACATACGATGACACTGCTCGTAGCGATGATGGGAAACGCTCATACCCTTCAAAATATGACTATGTCTAGAAGCCCTTCAGGGGTCAAAGATACACTATCGTTCTATAACACTTTGCAgtccaaaaacaaaccaaaaagagtGCTTAAACAAGAGGCACATAGGCCTGTCCGTGAAAGGTTCACTCtttcttattttgtttggtttACTGTTGTGAGGTGTGGGGCATTTTCATTGGTTGTTAATGCGACCTTAATTTGACTTTGTACTCGTGTCCCCAGTATGATGAGGTCCATAAAAAAAGCAGTGTGTTATTCTAGTTGTTCTCATCCTTAAAAGAGATGGTTTGTATTTCAAATACAGCTTATGAAACCAAAAACATGGTTCTCCCATgcaccattttctgtttcttttaattggTTTACATTTCGATTTAATAACAGAACACAGCTGGAGTTTGCAATCCCATGTAAATCAATCATGATCACGTTTGTGTTTGTGACTAAAAACTAAATAGCACTGAGAGCCGGCATGAAAGGCCTTTGAAAGTCAGATTGCTAAACCTAAATGTCCGTGCTGACTAGTAACAAAAGGCAATTGTCTCCAGAAACGCTGGTGGCTGATCTTAATTACAGAGCAGTGTGTAAAAACAGCACCACACCACTACATTCCCCATCTCGCCATTCAATGTCATGCAAGGTATATAGAGAGTTGCCTCTTGTTTTTTTCAGATCCTGGAGACCTTAACATAACCGTTACTTATGGTCAGAGAAAGCGACAACGCTTTGCTTAAATGATAGTGTATCTTTGCCCTAGCTTTGTAACCCAGCCCCAGCAGGATAAAGAGACAAAAAAATCATTGCCTTTTGTGTTATATGCTGTGTGCTTTAATGAAATTCGAGTGGCCTTTCTTTAAGCATAGTGAACATAGATAGGCAGATCCCACATTTGTGCTTGGTCATCACTTGCACCCAGACGCTTCCTTCCTGGTACTGTAATGTATTATATAATGCTGATTTGGTGTGATATTTAATTTGATTTACCTTACTTAGACATTAGATGTAACCTGTGATACCAAAGTGTATTTATTTCCTCTGATCCCATCGGGGAATATACATAATCCATTGTTATTCCTAGGCATGGTATTTTCTGTGAGAGCTGAGAACCTTTGTGCACAACTGGTATTCCTGCAGATGTCATCTTTAATGAAGCCAGGGGAATTTCTCATTTAGAATTAATTAGAGTCACATTTGGAGCAGGAATCCTATGGAGCATTAGATGTGTAACTTTCTTCACTGACATTACGGATTCCTCGTATTAATTCTTCCGATACTGATTTGAATATTAACCCCTTAAAGGGTCACTATCATCTTCTCAGTGGTCAATTTGACAATACAATCTGCTTGAGTCATCAAGGCCAAGAGCACAGAAAAGGGACCTTGCTCAGTCCAGAGGATGGGAAGCATCATCTGTCACCTGAGCAAGTCTGACTCGAGGGATATCTTTGATGGGTCTCTGAGCAGTGACTCCTTGGCAGAGTGAGGATCCTTCTCATAAGGCGCTTTGATGGTTTAAAGGAATAAGCAAAAGAGGGATCCTAGAAGCCCTTCCCTACCAAGCAGCCAGTTTGATAGCTATCTGTGATGGTATTTTGCTGTCGTTCTTGGTAACAGTCTGAATTCTCTGTATCCACTAGTTTGTGAACGCAACTGAAATGGAACAGAAATGAAGGCAGAAGATTTCTCCAACAATTTGATCCTTTTAATGTCTGGAGGTATTGACAGCATCACCTTTCAACACACACTGTGTGTCTATTAAACTCCTAAGCCCAGTGTATCATGAATCTCTGTACTCACACATGCACATGGCCTATCACAAGACTGCAGTTAGCCCACACTGGATGGGTCCCCAGGGGGAGTGGCTATGTACCCCATGTGTATTTCCACACTAGCTCCAAACAGGAGAGTGTGTAAAGGGAGTTTGGAGCTGAGTTGGGATGGAGCCACCAAGAATCCAGAGGGCCAGAAAGGATACACTGGTTGTGGaagggcagcaggagcacaggggCTCTGGTAAGCCACAAGGCTTAGCGGAGACAAACTGCATCCCCTAACCCTAATGTAGAACCCTAAACAAAACCTTATTGTACTGTGTTGGGGTGAGAGTATGTGAATGTCACCAATTAAGTACAAAGAATGCTCACTTCCTTAAACCCAGAACCACAGAAGGTATAAATCTGCATAGCAATATTGGATTCAATGgagatatgctgatttacaccacggGAAGTTTGGGATCATTATTTTTACAGGCCCATTTAGTTACATGGCACtaagatgtttgctttttttttttttttactaatgtgTTTATTACTTTGAAGACTAGATTTTCATACAGCTGATACATACTTTTCTTTTGTGTCTGTGTTTTGCATGCTGGAAATATTGTGCTCCATTATGTTTTTGTTACTTGAATATTAAAGAAAGTGACTTTAAATTTGAAAAGTGTTAGTTGATTTATTTAGCTTTTGTTTTGTCATTCCCTGAAGCTAGGTAAACAGTAACCATTAATTTCCCTGCATTACTAGATTCATTCTGGCTTTGAACTCCTCAAGCTCTGAGGGGTGTGATCTGCAAAAGAGGGGGAAATGTGTCTTGTTTTTTGCCTCTTTTAAGTGTATAAAGAAGAACTacaaggggtttttttgttgggtTTTCAAAGTTTCTTTCCTGCCTGTGGTTACATTGGAAATTCAGTTTTATATGGAGGGTTGCTTTGAGCTCCAATAATATGTTCTCTAATATGTGCTCCATACAGAACACTGCATATAGATCTGGAATGATAAATCAGGGATCTACACCTGCGCTTTTAAGTGAATCAGAGCATCAGCTCCAATGACTACATTTTGCCCAACAAACTCAAAGAACTCTCATATTACTTTTGCAAGAAATTTAGATCTATTGCTGCCTGTTACCAGGAAATCTAGACATGCTGGGTGTTCCGTATTAAAAAGCAAATAAGTCACATATTAGCAGATGGCTGCTTTTACTGTGTAAACACAGAGAACCTGTAACGGCAAAGCACAAAAAGGGTTTCTTCTGATAACGGAGGTTCAAATGACTGCTAGTTTTCACCACGAGTCTGGTTCACGTGCTCATATGTGAAAGTGCAAAAGGTATTTTGGGTTGTCGTTTCCTGTTGGGCAGCTAAAGAGTCTAATCCCATACAACTGGAAAGCACAACCTGTGATCTTCAAGAGATTGGCTGGATCTTTCAGCCAGTTGTACTGCTACTGACGTGGTTCATCATCATATGAATATGAGAAACCAGCTAGCTCAGACTTCATTTACCCGTAATGaaccattaaaaatatattctggTACACTAATAGAAAATCCAACAGAGATGCtactgtaacccactggtgagtatATGTTATGGGCTCCTCTGTGGCCAATCTGCAGAGAATATGAGTGTATTACAGCCCAAACTAGCAATTGCTAACACTTTAGCTTTACCTACAACAGCTCATGCTATTATCTGTGGAGGTTCCTGGTTCAGTTCCTAGTGTGTCTGTCAAGATGGCAGCAGTCACCTTATCACAGTGCCACAGGGTTGAGTCAGCACTGCAAACCAATGGATTTACCCCAGCTTAGAAGTGAAGTAGCACAGTGGTGAATTAGGCCTCCAGTCTCCAAACTGCACCAAATCAAAcagttggggaaaaaaacaaataatgaccagctggctgtgaaaaatCCCTGAATCACAGAAAACataagtccctgatcctgcaaatccttatgCATGGTTTTAACCAAACCCATATGAATAGGGCCATTGAACTCAGTGAGTCTACTTGCAGCAGTAGAGTTAaacatctttgcaggattggggccatagccAGTTCAGGCTCTGCCCCTGACTAGCACTCAATAGTCCTTCAAGGAAAGggatcattaaaaaaacaaaatacttctgAATACTTCATTGTGCTTTGAATGGGACAAAAATTGCTGGTATGCTCCCACTTCTGCTGCTAGATTCCATCAGAAGAGAGCTTGAAAAGACTGAAACTGTTTAGTTTAGATAGCAGTCAGATAAGCGGTGGCATGACAGAGATACATAAAATAGTGGGGAATAGCATAGAATAAAGGCATGGCATAACCACAAGAATACATTTTTGACCATACAAGAACAAAGGGTAACCCAATTAAATTACAAGGCAACACACTGAAATGTAGTAAGTATTTTTTACACAACACAGTTAGTTTGAAGTGCTCACTGACCCCGATATTATTGAGGCAAAATTCT
This window harbors:
- the CLDN18 gene encoding claudin-18; this translates as MSTTICQVMGFVVSSLGFAGCIAATGIDMWSTQDLYDNPVTAVFQYQGLWRSCVRQSSGFTECRPYFTILGLPAMFQAVRALMIVGIVLGAIGLLVSIFALKCIRIGNMEDSAKANMTLTSGIMFIVAGLCAIAGVSVFANMLVTNFWMSTANMYQGSMQTIQTRYTFGSALFVGWVAGGLSLVGGVMMCIACRGLVPEETNYKAVSYNASGRNISYKTTPYKAGTGYESEAKSKKVSTYDDTARSDDGKRSYPSKYDYV